The DNA sequence AAAGGGGCTGTGACAAAATGAGGAATCATTTTGTCCACAGCTCCTTTTTTTGTCCATTTTGAGTTTTTCACAAGATAAATCCGAAAAAAGAGTATACCCCCCCTTTCCCCATAAGATCTGCAACTTTTCAGCTTATGCGGCTTTTTTGATTCGCAATGTTTTATTGTGATATTTATATAGGTTGTAACCGACAGAAACCAGAAAAATCTCTAACCGAACCTGTTCCATGCCTTTTCGCACGATTCGTTTATACCAGCGGTTGTTTTTCAGGATGCCGAAGGTACCTTCAGATTGAATGGAGCGATTCATCCGCAGCAGCGCTCCATGGATGCTCTCTAAGTTTTCCACGACTTCTTGATGCATGGATGTCAATTCATGATTGAGCTGGATTGTCCGGTTTTTATCTGCTTTCTTACATTGAGCGGCATAGGGACACTCTGTGCAATCTTCGCACTGGTAGATTTCTTCCTGCCGTCCGTATTGGTTGCCTTTTACATTCCGACGGTATTGAAAATGAAAGGCTTTTCCTGCAGGGCAGCGGAGAGTTCCTTCTTCGTCTATCTTGAAGTTTACGGCCCGGAACGGATTGTCTCGATACTTTTTGTCCGTCGTTTCCTTTTTGAACATGGTAAACTTCATATACTTTTTCATCCCATGCTGCTCGCAATAGATGTAGTTGTTGTAAGAGCCATAGCCTGCATCAGCGACAGGATATTGGGGATAACATCCATAAGTTTCATGGAATTTCTCTAGCAAAGGAACGAAACAGTCCATGTCGGAACGGTACTGATTTACGTCGGCTACGGCAATATACTCATCGGCAATCCCAAACTGCACATTATAAGCCGGCAACAGCTGGTCGTTTCCCATATAATCCGTCTTGATCCGCATGAAAGTCGCAGAATGGTCCGTCTTTGAATAACTGTTCCGAGCTGGACCACAAACAGCAATCTTTTCGACATACTCCCGGAGCTTTGCCGTATATTCTCGCAGCCGCTCATAGTGGCGTTGCTGCGGCGTCTTATGATGCCCTTTGCCATATACGAATGTGGAGTAGTCAATGCCCACGATTTTCGCATAGCGTTCCGTGATTTCATCCAAATAATCTGGAACATATTCCGTATTCGTTTCAATGCGGATACCAAAGCCAGCAAGTTCGTTGTTGATTTCATTGAGCAGCAGGGTAATCTTTTCAAAAAGTCTGTATCTGGATTTTTCGGTCGCTTTCTTCCAAACCCAGCTGTATTTATTGGCATTTGCCTCGAACTTTGAGCCATCGATATACAAATGACTCAGATCCACATGCTCCTCAGCAAAGATAGCTTTATTGATATCCTTGAATAACTCCTCTATGGATGACTTCAATACATTTTCGATGAAATATCCAAAGGTTCGATAGGATGGCGTCTGATGCTCCATGAGATACATGAAACGAAGATTGACCTTGCAGCTATCTTCGAGCTCACGGAGTGAAATATATCCATTGGTCATAAATCCGAATAAGACTGTTTTCAGCATGCTGGCCGGGTTGTATCTGATGCGTCCGGTAACGTGTTCCGGAACATTCCTCAGGTACTTCTCCAAGTCAATTCCCTCCATGAATCTGTCGAAAACCAGCACAGGATCACAAATATCCAGAAAATCCGAAATGAATAGTGGCAAAAATGCCTGTTTCGCTTTAAAATGATTAGTGGTAATGTTTTTCATTGGTACGTAAAATTTTACCACAAAAAGAGGTCCGTCAGCTCTTCCGAGCCAACGGACCTCTTTTTATTTGTCAGGGCGTTATTTCACAGCCCCTTTTAAGAGTGTTTAGCGCTCAGCTCTGCCAGTAACAGCACTAGCGCGGTTGTACGCGGTACAAAAGCTTGCAAATCGACTTCTTCTTTGCGCGTATGCTCTAAAAGCGGATCACAATCAATTCCCAGCGCATCAATAGTCGGTGTAAAGGATGCCGTCACATTGCCAATAGTCATACCCCCTGCAATCCATTCCACCACGTCTGCATCAAATTCACGTTTCACAATCGTTTTATAAAGCTGGACCATTTCTTCCACTGCCGCGGTTTTTTCCATAGGAGGTTTTACAAAGCCCCCTTCAACCGTCACTGCCGTTCCCGCCACTTGCGGCTTAGCCGCCAGCTCTCGAATGGCCTGATCAATCCGTTCCAGCTCGCTTTGCTCATAACAGCGTACTTCCACCTTTAGCCAAGCTTCGTCAGGAATCACATTGACCTTTTCATTCGGAGTTCCTACAACTGCCGCATTGATGCTGTTCGGCGGAATAAACTGCCCGTGGTCCGCTACCCTGCGTTCCTTTAGGGCCGCCGTACTGTAATTTTCGGGATCTCGAGGCAGCGGGCTGGCAAGTTCATAAAGTCCTTGCAGTAAATGCCCTAGTTCCATAACTGCATTACCAGCCGCTTGCGGTGAATTTCCCGCATGCCCTCCAATGCCTTTCACACGAAAGGTATAACGTGCATTTCCTTTACGCTTCGTTACAATCCCCCAATTCGGACGCCCCGTGTCAGCGATAATGGCAACATCTACTTGTTGCGCCAATTCCTGTGCAAAGGCAAATTCATCAGGCGAACCAGTTTCCTCTTCAGCATCAAAATAGACAATCAGTTCGCCATACGGTTTTTCCCCAAGAGCCTGAAACGCCTCCACTACATAGAGCATTTGCAACGCCGAAGCTTTACAATCTCCAGCGCCCGGCCCGTAAGCAATGCCGTCAGCTCCTAGCTGGAAAGGATACCGTCCCGCTTCTGTATTGAGCACAGTATCGGTATGCACTACAAGTAACGCTTTTAGGGTCCCGTCCCCCGGGAAGCGCGCAATAACGTGTACTCCCCGCTCATTGGCCCGTTCTTCAATTCGTCCTCCCAGTTCAGCCACGCGCTGCGCCAACAGCGCAGCGATCTTGCGGCTGCCCTCGAGATTTCCCGTATCCGAATCAATATTAGTCCAAATCTCCAAATCCTGAATGAACGCCTCCCGGCGTTCATTCAAAATTTCTTTAACGCGATTTCCTGCAATCATAAATTGGCCACCTTTCCCGGCCGCTTTACAGCCTTATTTCTTTGTTTACACATTCGACGTCCCGTAAAAAAGTCCTCCTCAGAAGAACAACCCCTGCTTTCGTTCACGAAAGCAGGGGTTGCTATTAATCTTGACTCTGCCGCATATGCGGGAATAATAAAACATCGCGAATGGAATGGCTGTTGGTCAACAGCATTACCAGACGGTCAATGCCAATACCTAAACCGCCTGTAGGCGGCAAACCATATTCCAGCGCCGTAACATAATCACGGTCCATCATATGAGCCTCATCATCGCCGGATTCACGCTGAGCCACCTGGGCCATAAAACGCCCTTCCTGATCGATGGGGTCGTTAAGTTCGGAAAAACCATTGGCCATTTCACGTCCAAAGATAAACGCTTCAAAACGATCCGTAATTTCCGGATTTTCTTTGTTACGCTTAGCCAGTGGTGAAATTTCCGTTGGGTGTCCCGTAATAAACGTAGGCTGAATTAAATGTTCCTCCACCAATTCCTCAAAGGCGTTATTCAAAATACCGCCAATGCCATCTTTGGCTTCGTAGGGAATATTATGGGCATCCGCCAAACGACGAGCGTCTTCCAGCGTTTTCACCCCGCTAAAATCCACGCCGCCAATTTTCAGCACCGCTTCCGGCATGGTCATGCGATTCCAAGGCGGCGTCAGATCGATTTCCTGATCCTGATACATGATTTTCGTCGTCCCCAGCACCTGCTGGGCAATGCCGGCAATGACTTCTTCAGTCAAGCGCATGACATCTTCATAATCAGCATAAGCCTGGTACAATTCCACCATGGTAAATTCCGGATTATGCTTATAAGAAATGCCTTCATTCCGGAACATCCGGCCCAATTCATACACCTTATCAAAACCGCCGACAATTAGCCGCTTCAAATACAGTTCCGGCGCAATCCGCATATATAGCTTCATGTCCAGCGCATTATGATGCGTCACAAACGGCTTAGCCGCAGCACCGCCCGGGATGGGATGCATCATAGGGGTTTCTACTTCCAAAAAGCCTTTGTCATCAAGTTGGCGCCGCAAGGACTGGATGATGCGACTGCGTAACACAAATGTCTTTTGTACATCCGGATTGACAACCAAGTCCAAATAGCGCTGACGATAACGTGTTTCCACATCTTTGAGACCATGCCATTTTTCAGGCAATGGACGCAGCGCCTTAGACAGAAGCTCAAAGGATTTAGCCTTAACGCTGATTTCACCTTTATTAGTACGGAAAATCTCGCCTTCCACGCCAATGATATCACCTAAGTCCAGTAGGCGGAACAGCTCATATGCTTCTTCGCCGACCGTATCCTGGCGGAAGTAAATTTGAATCCGCCCAGACATGTCTTGGATATGCACAAAACTAGCCTTGCCATGCCCCCGCAGGCCCATAACCCGGCCGGCTACCCGCGCCGTTGATCCCTGCAGTTCTTCAAAGCCTTCCAGTATTTCCGTTGCCTGATGCGACCGGTCAAAACGACGCCCAAAGGGCTCTAGTCCCTTTTCGGCTACTTGCTTCATTTTTTCCCGACGCACCAGCATTTGTTCGTTTAGCTCTTCCCGTTGCTGTTGTTCTGTCTGTTGTTCTGACGTTCCTTCCGACATACCCTTGCCCCCACTTCTTTTCCTTACTTGCCGTTGAGCTGCATAATCTGATACTTTAGTACGCCTGCAGGAACATGCACTTCCACAATTCCCCCGACGCGCTGCCCTAAGATAGCTGCACCCACAGGAGATTCGTTGGAAATTCGGAATTCCATGGGATCCGCTTCCGTCGAACCAACAATTGTATATTCGGCTACATCATCCATTTCCAAATCCTTCAGTACTACTGTCGAACCAACCGTCACTACATCGGCATCGCCTTTTTTGATAATCTCTACATTGCGCAGCTTCTTTTCCAAGTCGGCAATTTTGCCTTCAATGAAAGCCTGCTCATTTTTAGCATCTTCATACTCTGAGTTCTCGCTGATATCGCCGAAATCAATAGCCTGCTTAATGCGCTCCGCTACTTGCGAACGACGCTCGGTCTTCAGAAACTCCAGTTCTTCTTCTAATTTACGCAAGCCCTCTTCTGTAAGAATGGTCTGTTTTTCCGCCATGTTTCGCGCTCCTTCTGTTTTATACTTACTTCAACCAACGGCATTACTACAAAACAATAGAAAGAGTGTCAAGTTTGCCTTGACACTTAAAACTTCTTTATGCTATTGGACAATATTATAGGCCCAAAGGTCGGCTTCGTCAATATAGCAAGTCAACCCCAAGGAGAAAAAGGGAAGCGCTGCAGCACTCGTTTGCACACAGCCACTGGCAGCGGCGTGTCATCATGACTCATCCCCTTCTTCAACCCCTCTAACGCTCTAAGCTGGGGATCTCCGGTCAAATCCAGATCTTCCATCACCTGAGACATCGCACTTTTGCGCGCTTTTGCCACTGCATCAGCGGCATTTTCTCCCGACTCGAGCTGTTCCAGAAACGTCTCGCTAAAGTAAGCCTGAGCCAAATAGGTCATGGGATTGCCGCAAGCTCCGCCTTGCGTCTGTCCCAAAATTTCAGGCATCGCAAACCGAATGCCCGCCTCTACTGACCACTTCAGCTCTTCCGTCTCATGGGTTATGGCGCTGAGCAACGTACGAACCGTGCACAAGCCAGCTTGCTGCAAGGCGCGTATAATACCATGCTCGATAGTGTGCGCCTGCTCCGAAGTTACCAGTCCGCCCAGATTGGCCGTAATGGAAACCTCTCGTCCTGTTTCCACGTCCAGTCCGTATATTGTTACCGGCAGATCCTCAGGCCCTCGAAACTCTGTATACCCGCCCGCAGGCTGCCAGCCCGCCCCGGAAATAGCCGGATACTTTTTGCGCATCTGCCGTAGCGGCACAGTCTCCACGCCTTCGGCTAAGACCAGATCTTGACTGCCTCGGAAAGAATGCCAGCGCATAAATTCCTGACCTTCTAAGGTCGCCAAAAAGACGGTCACTGCCTGACCATCCTCGTCAAAAGCAGGCTGCGCTTCCACCTCCAGTACGCGAGCCGACACCCCTACTGGATACAAGCGCTCCTCATCATTCAGCCAAGGGCAAAGAAGCAGATTATTACGGGTTCCTGCGAGCCTTGCCAGCCAATTACCGCCTTGATCCGGTAAAAAAATCCCCTGGGCCCGCCCGCCTCCCGGGCGCGGTAAAACACCGCTCATTAGCGGAAATAAAATCATGCTGTCACTCATGGTCAGCCCCCGTTTGCAGCAGACAATTCCGCTGCTAGCATTTCCTCCAGCAAACGCTCAAAATCATCACGACAAAGCGCTTGATTCAACAACTGCCGCCATCTAGCCGCGCCGCGCACGCCTTTCGTATACCAGGCCGCATGGCGGCGCATCTCCCTAACGGCGACATATTCTCCCTTCAAGGAGATCAACATATCCAAGTGGCGCAAAATAAACCGGCGCCGTTCTTCTAAGGACGGCGCTGGCGGCACAACACCCGTTTGCAAATACGCTAAAATATCGCGAAACAGCCATGGGTTGCCCTGGCAGCCCCGCCCAATCATAATGCCGTCGCAGCCGGTTTCCTCCAGCATGCGCTTCGCATCCGCAGGACTCCAGATGTCGCCATTGCCGATTACCGGGATAGTAAGAGCCGCTTTGACTTCGCGAATACTATTCCAGTCCGCTTTACCTTCATAAAATTGTTCGCGCGTCCGTCCGTGTACGGCTACCGCCGCTACGCCGGCATCTTCCGCCAGACGAGCCATGTCTACAGCGTTAGCTTCTTTGTCTGACCATCCTTTGCGGATTTTCACGGTCACCGGGACTTTTACCGCCGCTACAACGGCGCGCAAAATGCGCTGCGCCAATTCGGGCTGGCGCATCAACGCCGAACCTTCGCCATTTTTGACAATTTTCGGCGCCGGACAGCCCATATTAATATCAATAATATCCGCGCCTGCAGCTTCCACCTTTTGCGCCGCCTGCGCCATCAGCTCCGGATTAGAACCAAAAATCTGCATGGCTACCGGACGCTCCGCCGGTTCCATGCGCAGCATTTCCAAGGTTCGGTCATTATCAAAAAGCAAAGCATTATCGCTAATCATTTCCGATACGACTAGGCCGCAGCCTGCTTCCTTGCATAAAAGGCGAAACGGCAAATCCGTTACCCCGGCCATAGGCGCTAAAATAACAGGATTGGCGAGCACAAGCCCGCCAATCGCCAATTTAGGAATTCCGTTCATAGAGTATGCGTAATCCTTCCAACGTCAAGAAATGTTCTACTACATTAATAGTGGTTGAATTCTGGGCGATCAAGTTCGCCAACCCCCCGGTACCCACCACATACGCATCGCTGCCGAGTTCTTCTTTCATACGTCTAACGATCTCATCCACTTGCCCCGTAAAGCCGAAGATAATCCCTGACTGCATGCTACTTACCGTATTGCGGCAAATCACCTGTTTCGGCTGCACCAATTCGATGCGCGGCAGTTTGGCCGCCCGCTGGAACAGCGCTTCTGTCGAAATGCCGATACCTGGAGAAATAGCCCCGCCTAAATAATCGCCGTTGTCGGCAATGGCGCAGAAGGTGGTAGCCGTGCCAAAATCAATGATGATCAGCGGACCGCCAAACATTTCATAGGCGGCCACAGCGTTGACAATACGGTCAGCGCCGACTTCGCGGGGATTTTCATATTTAATACGAATACCGGTTTTGATGCCAGGGCCCACGACTAGAGGATCCACGTTAAAATAACGTCGGCACATCCTGACAAAAGGCACAATAATCGGCGGCACTACCGAGGAAATAATCACAGCCGTAATATCCTTCATTGTCAAACCGGAATAATGAAACAAATTATTCAAGAGCATGCCGTACTCATCGCCGGTTTTCTGACGGTCGGTCGAAACCCGCCAGTGATGTTGCATGGTTTTCCCTTCATAGGCTCCCAGAACGATATTGCTATTGCCAATGTCAATCACTAGTAGCATGTGATTTCTTCCTCCATTTTTAACGCTCTACCCTTGCAGACGCAGCGACACATCTCCCGCCAGCACGCGCCGCAAGTCATTTTCCGTGCGCACTAAGAGAGAGCCGTCTTCCGCCAGCTCTTCCGCCACGCCGTCATAGGTTTCCTCTCCAGCTAACACGCGAACCGGCTGTCCTAAGGTAATTGATTCGCGCCGCCAAGCTTTTAAAACCGGCTCAAAACCTTCTTTTTTTACCACTTCATACCAATATTCCAAGCGTTCCAAAAGCTTTTGCAGCACCTCTACGCGGGAAACTTCGCGTCCGGCTCCCATGGATATAGATGCACCTATATTCCTTAATTCTTCCGGAAAGTCGTTTTCCTGCAGGCTCACGTTAATGCCTATGCCCAAGACCACAAAATTAATGGCATCCATTTCCGCGCTCATTT is a window from the Anaeromusa acidaminophila DSM 3853 genome containing:
- a CDS encoding IS1182 family transposase; this translates as MKNITTNHFKAKQAFLPLFISDFLDICDPVLVFDRFMEGIDLEKYLRNVPEHVTGRIRYNPASMLKTVLFGFMTNGYISLRELEDSCKVNLRFMYLMEHQTPSYRTFGYFIENVLKSSIEELFKDINKAIFAEEHVDLSHLYIDGSKFEANANKYSWVWKKATEKSRYRLFEKITLLLNEINNELAGFGIRIETNTEYVPDYLDEITERYAKIVGIDYSTFVYGKGHHKTPQQRHYERLREYTAKLREYVEKIAVCGPARNSYSKTDHSATFMRIKTDYMGNDQLLPAYNVQFGIADEYIAVADVNQYRSDMDCFVPLLEKFHETYGCYPQYPVADAGYGSYNNYIYCEQHGMKKYMKFTMFKKETTDKKYRDNPFRAVNFKIDEEGTLRCPAGKAFHFQYRRNVKGNQYGRQEEIYQCEDCTECPYAAQCKKADKNRTIQLNHELTSMHQEVVENLESIHGALLRMNRSIQSEGTFGILKNNRWYKRIVRKGMEQVRLEIFLVSVGYNLYKYHNKTLRIKKAA
- a CDS encoding M20/M25/M40 family metallo-hydrolase, whose product is MIAGNRVKEILNERREAFIQDLEIWTNIDSDTGNLEGSRKIAALLAQRVAELGGRIEERANERGVHVIARFPGDGTLKALLVVHTDTVLNTEAGRYPFQLGADGIAYGPGAGDCKASALQMLYVVEAFQALGEKPYGELIVYFDAEEETGSPDEFAFAQELAQQVDVAIIADTGRPNWGIVTKRKGNARYTFRVKGIGGHAGNSPQAAGNAVMELGHLLQGLYELASPLPRDPENYSTAALKERRVADHGQFIPPNSINAAVVGTPNEKVNVIPDEAWLKVEVRCYEQSELERIDQAIRELAAKPQVAGTAVTVEGGFVKPPMEKTAAVEEMVQLYKTIVKREFDADVVEWIAGGMTIGNVTASFTPTIDALGIDCDPLLEHTRKEEVDLQAFVPRTTALVLLLAELSAKHS
- the lysS gene encoding lysine--tRNA ligase yields the protein MSEGTSEQQTEQQQREELNEQMLVRREKMKQVAEKGLEPFGRRFDRSHQATEILEGFEELQGSTARVAGRVMGLRGHGKASFVHIQDMSGRIQIYFRQDTVGEEAYELFRLLDLGDIIGVEGEIFRTNKGEISVKAKSFELLSKALRPLPEKWHGLKDVETRYRQRYLDLVVNPDVQKTFVLRSRIIQSLRRQLDDKGFLEVETPMMHPIPGGAAAKPFVTHHNALDMKLYMRIAPELYLKRLIVGGFDKVYELGRMFRNEGISYKHNPEFTMVELYQAYADYEDVMRLTEEVIAGIAQQVLGTTKIMYQDQEIDLTPPWNRMTMPEAVLKIGGVDFSGVKTLEDARRLADAHNIPYEAKDGIGGILNNAFEELVEEHLIQPTFITGHPTEISPLAKRNKENPEITDRFEAFIFGREMANGFSELNDPIDQEGRFMAQVAQRESGDDEAHMMDRDYVTALEYGLPPTGGLGIGIDRLVMLLTNSHSIRDVLLFPHMRQSQD
- the greA gene encoding transcription elongation factor GreA: MAEKQTILTEEGLRKLEEELEFLKTERRSQVAERIKQAIDFGDISENSEYEDAKNEQAFIEGKIADLEKKLRNVEIIKKGDADVVTVGSTVVLKDLEMDDVAEYTIVGSTEADPMEFRISNESPVGAAILGQRVGGIVEVHVPAGVLKYQIMQLNGK
- the dusB gene encoding tRNA dihydrouridine synthase DusB; amino-acid sequence: MAIGGLVLANPVILAPMAGVTDLPFRLLCKEAGCGLVVSEMISDNALLFDNDRTLEMLRMEPAERPVAMQIFGSNPELMAQAAQKVEAAGADIIDINMGCPAPKIVKNGEGSALMRQPELAQRILRAVVAAVKVPVTVKIRKGWSDKEANAVDMARLAEDAGVAAVAVHGRTREQFYEGKADWNSIREVKAALTIPVIGNGDIWSPADAKRMLEETGCDGIMIGRGCQGNPWLFRDILAYLQTGVVPPAPSLEERRRFILRHLDMLISLKGEYVAVREMRRHAAWYTKGVRGAARWRQLLNQALCRDDFERLLEEMLAAELSAANGG
- a CDS encoding type III pantothenate kinase, coding for MLLVIDIGNSNIVLGAYEGKTMQHHWRVSTDRQKTGDEYGMLLNNLFHYSGLTMKDITAVIISSVVPPIIVPFVRMCRRYFNVDPLVVGPGIKTGIRIKYENPREVGADRIVNAVAAYEMFGGPLIIIDFGTATTFCAIADNGDYLGGAISPGIGISTEALFQRAAKLPRIELVQPKQVICRNTVSSMQSGIIFGFTGQVDEIVRRMKEELGSDAYVVGTGGLANLIAQNSTTINVVEHFLTLEGLRILYERNS